The following are encoded in a window of Dioscorea cayenensis subsp. rotundata cultivar TDr96_F1 chromosome 16, TDr96_F1_v2_PseudoChromosome.rev07_lg8_w22 25.fasta, whole genome shotgun sequence genomic DNA:
- the LOC120279213 gene encoding beta-glucuronosyltransferase GlcAT14A-like, whose protein sequence is MKMRLFKLSPWLATMAFTVAAIILVVLFRYSRNDGIWDVGQEFEAVSTGLQKGPGYPPVFAYWISGTGGEVRKVLRLLKAVYHPRNHYLLHLDAGSSVSERTELAQLVQSEKIFVSFRNVDVVGKTYVVDRTGPSAVAATLHGAAVLLRINKNWDWLITLSSSDYPLVSQDDLLYVFSSLPRDLNFIDHTSDLGWKEYERFDKIIVDPSLYLDRNSHSFTATETRSTPEAFKIFTGSPWMILSRPFLEHCVHSWDNLPRKLLMYFTNVAYAMESYFQTVICNSPEFQNTTVNNDLRYFIWDNPPKLDPLFLNQSNYKDMIKSRAAFARRFVEDEPVLQVVDQKILKRPTNGVALGKWCSVLSKEQNGENADDQCSSWSDINAIKQKKAGKRLKSLVLELVSDQKMHENQCK, encoded by the exons ATGAAAATGAGATTGTTCAAATTGTCACCATGGCTTGCTACTATGGCGTTTACAGTAGCTGCCATTATCTTGGTAGTTCTCTTTAGATACTCTCGTAATGATGGAATTTGGGATGTCGGGCAAGAGTTTGAAGCTGTGAGCACAGGCCTGCAAAAGGGTCCAGGCTATCCTCCGGTTTTCGCTTATTGGATTTCAGGCACTGGTGGTGAGGTTCGAAAAGTTTTGAGGCTATTGAAGGCGGTATATCACCCGAGGAACCACTACCTTTTGCATCTTGATGCAGGGTCCTCGGTTTCTGAGAGGACCGAATTGGCACAGCTGGTTCAGTCTGAAAAGATTTTTGTATCTTTCaggaatgttgatgttgtgGGCAAAACATATGTTGTTGATCGAACAGGGCCATCGGCAGTTGCTGCCACACTTCATGGAGCTGCTGTTCTGCTCAGGATCAATAAAAACTGGGATTGGCTTATAACATTAAGTTCCTCGGATTATCCACTTGTTTCTCAGGATG ACCTGCTTTATGTGTTCTCCTCTTTACCAAGAGATTTGAACTTCATCGATCACACAAGTGACCTTGGATGGAAAGA GTATGAGAGGTTTGATAAAATTATTGTGGACCCTAGTCTTTATCTGGACAGAAATTCCCATAGTTTTACTGCTACAGAGACAAGGTCAACTCCTGAAGCTTTCAAGATTTTCACAG GTTCTCCATGGATGATTCTCAGCCGACCTTTCTTGGAGCACTGTGTGCATAGTTGGGATAACCTTCCCAGGAAACTGCTAATGTACTTCACGAATGTCGCCTATGCAATGGAGTCGTATTTCCAGACTGTCATCTGCAACTCCCCTGAATTTCAAAATACGACCGTCAACAATGACTTAAGGTACTTCATCTGGGACAACCCTCCAAAGCTTGATCCGCTCTTCCTCAATCAATCGAACTACAAGGATATGATAAAGAGCCGAGCAGCCTTTGCGAGGCGGTTTGTGGAGGATGAGCCGGTACTTCAGGTAGTTGATCAGAAGATACTGAAACGCCCCACGAACGGTGTGGCCCTTGGGAAGTGGTGTTCAGTATTGAGCAAGGAACAGAATGGGGAGAATGCAGATGATCAATGCTCGAGTTGGAGTGACATCAATGCTATCAAGCAGAAGAAAGCGGGGAAGCGATTAAAGAGCTTGGTTTTAGAGCTTGTTTCGGATCAGAAGATGCATGAAAACCAATGCAAGTGA